A stretch of the Coprobacillus cateniformis genome encodes the following:
- a CDS encoding DUF6531 domain-containing protein: MKHRIKNYSFQIFIVFICIQLGMSQVNASGFIRLYDATVTGQNVSLNNSSNNQNEVNETVSIGDTNQRESLFFETAKENIEDDLKEQGYKEDISKRTENSKTLSYDGIEQTIIYNEPVYYKKNNQLREYDNDFVKSKVRSSYTVYQNKSGDHHYQIPETLNQDSHIIIDNIELSLNHIEETQGEIKENTAYYHNAEDQKDYGITAYNTGMKIKSAISDKQHSLTQSYSLHLPEDYTVQLTDDHTAAYIYQEDKPMQVISAGCLKDADGNVIDLYDLELQLNEKELVIAPTQEKMKQLTTAPYSMEVSVKTVTNPDYSLIKLYGVRSGDKYKDKSYAPEVNSNYAHFAMVGRDPQGSINEGTPSPENVGLIKVDFNALVNKYIGEHRRIESASMSLRLATTIKNKSTLSMSRLNEKMPLFDNYNNLKWTKYESYFQKYKDRNQEYSPVRLDTKTVTRKPGTVQFISFNITDAIDDWYQGNPAHGLILEGDSADTKAQAIFNHASSNDLEVLPYMTVSHVQDGPINPNLSLDDTTLQMRPFTQSNGQGLLHFTALGFDGLSRPDSDVQIQVVDTVNQKVVYNQTTNAASTYRIFPLYDKIANAQQYYRKVSNYQMNERLLSSSLENNHLYQIKYKVTAYDKNGNVQATKNWTNSETFQLYKVGGFDRISRIIDFYGIKNTSQLRLDNHMFDSLLVQENLLFLRNPTKNQNKAYSSQTLTVNDKKAIDMALMGRGLHCEYGYEPVNYNTGNLYYNNQDAYFVEYGEKYYFERSYNSLAEKSGVYGNNWDLNWNYQLSFANNAALFSDGTGKILTFFKNGNSYQSPDGYQMTMKQEKVDEKIYYVDSGYYDQEETPVQEKVVVPIYDYIITDVSTHKVYRFNDEGYIQEVILDEYGHKMVYSYDSSYNVKQMKSSSGKVFTFTYNENHYLVSIQLPNYTKIQYDYDSQGNMIGFTDQKGYKIHYAYQGKGLLKTYTSRESNHIILTNEFDSLGRVIKQTDAKNQTVTFQYNSSYTKINGYDGKSEYVYLDSEKRTTKKVNQDGQVSSHTYNSDNQLTSTVEDGQKTQFIYNNQGQLVNEVRSDGKKSTYTYSGNNIIQKTDFDGKTTKYEYDSYGHVTKTINPDGTYTANRYNADGQMIYERDIHGLEKTYTYDKGNKVKETDQNGYTIQYTYDALGMINSQTDQENYKTEFVRDQRGQKIKEISPTSTKHYSYDGDGNLVYEEDGNGHGIYYKYDELSRLIEKKDAYGTVKTEYDVNGNIIQTTDELGFTKSYTYDALKNKTSYTNEEGYSEYYKYDDKNQLIETQDIKGISTYHTYNSLGQIIKEQRLDKINTYQYNDQGQLTEKNENGIITTFQYDQYGNISFKETNGMKEEYEYFYDQLLSQTIKGAKTTYDYDIYGRKIKETNALGDSTTYLYSPSGNLIQTTQPNGNIYTMTYDGDHHLLSTTDSLGNKTSAEYDANGNVIRSYDENGNVTTYTYTARNQKASMKDPLGNVYTYTYNAKGQLIKTADPLCNESITSYTPLGNVSQTTDSIGRSVETFYDEAGQVIEIKDVRGRSATQVYDDYHRLISSTNIYGKETRYTYDKFDRVIKTEDDYGHIKEMTYNDLGLPITETNEKDQKIIYEYNQYGYLIKTTDIRGNETTSQFNVLGQVISQTDERGIKTILTYDQVGNVLTKTTDKITTIYQYNQIGLLESETDHLGRTKSYQYDAKGNVIETKNALGYKTKNIYDANNNLIATINEKNQKTSFEYDALNRPFKQINPDLTFTLNAYDQVGRVIESTNELGYQQKVEYNDLDQEVAVIDAKGNQTTYEYNDQDLLSRTVYPNGSSTANIYDEKGQLIESLDVQANRYQYEYDKYGRKTKETSPNGYFKEYIYNAYDDVVQWNDNDGVLLTYEYNQYGQQISATNRAQQTSKTIYDALGRVQEEVDIRGNSSYIEYDVMNRMTRQTDVRGNITTYTYDELDRVTETRVNEKVTQQVYDCLGNVIKDIDALGYETSYEFDERNQLIKEINALGQETRYTYDATGHVLTVTNAKNQVKEYGYDELGQKTKEINEAGEERLYHYNHMGQVESIQTEDQKIIQYQFDISGNMIKIAVNKQDKYQFKYDNMNQLTEQKDAKQNTEFYTYDIRGNIKSYTDKNGTAIHYEYTPTNQLKRLYCDTIENEYQYDKYGQLIRAYRNTQKEASTFKYNQYGDIIEVTDPNDQSVQYTYDGYGRQFKVYYPSGQKVSYKYDDLDHVIEVKDGKQTTHYTYDALGREILEESLLQKKETTYNEIGQIIESKTNLKDKQISYQYEYDSLGNTRKEISNINGQKQTKEMAYDKAGQLITSRIAAGDDIRVSSYTYDESGNRILYEETVNGEKTIKHSSYNANDELMEDGKAIYRHDKQGNVIEKIYEDGHKEKMFYNDFNELVLMKSTNGKKIRYGYDALGNRISKEEKAPIDSKDFINYLKTDVKIPDLDKMITSYEELDEVLDRKKAEYQDAFSHELPNQTSTWLTSEGIDVKTFYVNDITYEHTQVLELQQNKQVETYTYGNNRISMTIDDLSMNYIYDGKGNVISDDGLDKHIFTYDDFGKSLENINDSYAYRGENTEYNYQYLRARYYETANGRFLSRDDYLGERNASEYNQYIYALNNPSMYKDPSGHFSISAIADIMISSTKKLAQDHIDKGAELLSKGLDWMGKITGMKGATNVVKKEVNKAAKKTKKIVDEVTRNVKKAAAAVDKKKQQQQQKNSFIEYAKQHGIDEAYRKFKNMDGSLLEEAVKAYCDTLGLEYTSVKDALKSISKVEKGLSLLSKYTTICETIKHAGNVNESAVQSSVGYSSESSMHKVYLGKAIEVLSDTRAQACNFPGSNINVSAKINTIYNYPYGTKELTNEYASSMNSHCNDMIRHIWTSPEEYKAVRVWVGTGTYSGGRWEDAVYHVGSKQYHAYGNWLYTTFVPWGAEIQEHAELLEFLATIAGAANQSYNPYTGAGTVTGKDSIKGPSSTNGGESTNHANSSIGNSSVGDIGNTTSSGGHGSTGNSTSKGYASSGNTSPGYAPPSSSNGGYQGVSGANSIFNKGKDVLKRFNLDDAYVKPKHLSTSGGNGTKFLGGSKAEAEVILREGLKNGTIKTIADNGITKLGSQSYEIIIDVGKVIGTKGETLIKIVLSEDGGMLSAFPVK, translated from the coding sequence GTGAAGCATAGAATAAAGAACTATTCATTTCAAATATTCATTGTTTTTATATGTATTCAATTAGGAATGAGTCAGGTCAATGCATCTGGTTTTATACGTTTGTATGATGCAACTGTCACAGGTCAAAATGTATCTTTGAATAATTCTTCAAATAATCAAAATGAAGTGAATGAAACTGTATCTATTGGAGATACGAATCAAAGAGAAAGCTTATTCTTTGAGACTGCAAAAGAGAATATTGAAGATGATTTGAAAGAACAGGGGTATAAAGAAGATATCTCAAAACGGACAGAGAATTCAAAAACTCTTTCTTATGATGGTATTGAACAGACAATTATCTATAATGAACCCGTTTATTATAAGAAGAATAATCAGTTGAGGGAATATGACAATGATTTTGTTAAATCAAAAGTAAGAAGCTCATATACAGTCTATCAGAATAAATCTGGAGATCATCATTATCAGATACCTGAAACCTTAAATCAGGATAGTCATATTATTATTGATAATATAGAATTGAGTCTTAATCATATAGAAGAGACACAGGGTGAGATTAAAGAGAATACCGCCTATTACCACAATGCTGAGGATCAGAAGGATTATGGTATTACAGCCTATAATACAGGAATGAAAATAAAGAGTGCTATTAGTGATAAGCAGCATAGTCTTACACAAAGCTACAGTCTTCACTTGCCAGAGGATTATACTGTTCAATTAACTGATGATCATACAGCAGCTTATATCTATCAAGAAGATAAGCCAATGCAGGTGATATCAGCAGGCTGTTTAAAGGATGCTGATGGAAATGTTATTGATTTATATGATTTAGAATTACAGTTGAATGAGAAAGAACTGGTCATAGCGCCAACGCAAGAAAAAATGAAACAATTAACAACTGCTCCTTACAGCATGGAGGTCTCTGTTAAGACAGTAACGAATCCTGATTATAGTTTAATTAAACTTTATGGTGTTCGTTCAGGAGATAAATATAAAGATAAATCCTATGCTCCAGAAGTGAATTCCAATTATGCTCATTTTGCAATGGTGGGAAGAGACCCACAAGGTTCCATCAATGAGGGAACACCAAGCCCTGAGAATGTTGGTCTGATTAAGGTGGATTTTAATGCTCTGGTAAATAAATATATTGGTGAGCATCGACGCATTGAAAGTGCCAGTATGAGTCTGCGTCTAGCAACGACAATCAAAAACAAATCAACATTATCAATGAGCAGATTAAATGAAAAAATGCCTCTTTTTGATAATTACAATAATCTAAAATGGACAAAATATGAGTCCTACTTTCAGAAATACAAAGACAGAAATCAGGAATATAGCCCAGTTCGACTGGATACAAAAACAGTGACAAGAAAACCAGGAACTGTTCAGTTTATTTCATTTAATATAACGGATGCGATTGATGACTGGTATCAGGGAAATCCAGCTCATGGACTGATCTTAGAAGGAGATTCAGCTGATACCAAAGCACAGGCTATTTTTAATCATGCCAGTTCCAATGATTTGGAAGTTTTGCCATATATGACAGTGAGTCATGTTCAGGATGGACCAATTAATCCTAATCTATCATTAGATGATACAACACTTCAGATGAGACCATTTACACAATCTAATGGACAGGGCTTACTACATTTTACTGCTTTAGGCTTTGATGGTCTATCAAGACCAGACAGTGATGTTCAAATCCAGGTTGTTGATACTGTCAATCAAAAAGTCGTTTACAATCAAACAACAAATGCAGCATCAACTTATCGTATATTTCCACTCTATGACAAGATAGCTAATGCTCAGCAATATTATCGTAAGGTCAGTAACTATCAGATGAATGAGCGTCTATTAAGCAGTTCACTGGAGAATAATCATTTGTATCAGATCAAATATAAAGTGACTGCATATGACAAGAATGGAAATGTACAGGCAACAAAAAATTGGACCAATTCAGAAACTTTTCAGTTATACAAGGTAGGAGGTTTTGATAGAATATCAAGAATTATTGATTTCTATGGAATTAAAAATACAAGTCAGTTGAGATTGGATAATCATATGTTTGACAGTCTGCTTGTTCAGGAAAACTTATTATTCTTAAGAAATCCTACCAAAAATCAAAATAAAGCTTATTCATCCCAAACACTAACTGTCAATGATAAAAAAGCAATAGATATGGCTTTGATGGGGAGAGGATTACATTGTGAATATGGTTATGAACCTGTTAATTATAATACTGGTAATCTTTATTACAATAATCAGGATGCCTATTTTGTAGAATATGGAGAGAAGTATTATTTTGAAAGAAGCTATAATTCTCTAGCAGAAAAAAGTGGGGTCTATGGAAATAACTGGGACCTGAATTGGAATTATCAGCTTTCATTTGCCAATAATGCTGCCTTGTTTAGTGATGGAACTGGAAAAATATTAACTTTCTTTAAAAATGGAAATTCTTATCAGTCGCCTGATGGATATCAGATGACAATGAAACAGGAAAAAGTTGATGAAAAGATTTATTATGTAGACAGTGGTTATTATGATCAGGAGGAAACACCAGTTCAGGAGAAGGTTGTTGTTCCTATCTATGATTATATTATTACTGATGTCTCAACACATAAAGTCTATCGCTTTAATGATGAAGGTTATATTCAGGAAGTTATATTAGATGAATATGGTCATAAGATGGTCTATTCCTATGACAGCAGTTATAATGTCAAACAGATGAAAAGTTCTTCAGGCAAAGTCTTCACTTTTACATATAATGAGAATCATTATCTTGTCAGTATTCAATTACCAAACTATACAAAAATACAGTATGATTATGATAGTCAGGGAAATATGATTGGTTTTACTGATCAAAAAGGCTATAAGATTCATTATGCCTATCAGGGAAAAGGTTTATTAAAGACTTACACAAGTCGTGAAAGTAATCATATTATCCTTACAAATGAATTTGATTCATTAGGACGTGTTATAAAACAGACAGATGCTAAAAATCAGACAGTGACATTTCAGTATAACAGTAGCTATACAAAAATAAATGGCTATGATGGAAAAAGTGAATATGTCTATTTAGATAGTGAAAAAAGAACAACGAAAAAAGTGAATCAGGATGGACAGGTTTCAAGTCATACATATAACTCGGATAATCAGTTAACAAGTACAGTCGAGGATGGTCAAAAGACGCAGTTTATCTATAATAATCAGGGACAGTTGGTTAATGAAGTGAGATCGGATGGGAAGAAGTCGACTTATACATACAGTGGCAATAATATTATTCAAAAGACTGACTTTGATGGAAAGACAACAAAATATGAATATGATTCATATGGTCATGTCACAAAGACAATCAACCCTGATGGAACATATACTGCCAATCGATATAATGCTGATGGACAAATGATTTATGAAAGAGATATTCATGGACTGGAAAAGACTTATACTTATGATAAGGGAAATAAGGTTAAGGAAACTGATCAAAATGGCTATACAATCCAGTATACATATGATGCATTAGGAATGATCAATTCGCAGACAGATCAGGAGAATTATAAGACTGAGTTTGTTAGAGATCAAAGAGGACAAAAAATTAAAGAAATATCACCTACAAGTACAAAGCATTATTCATATGATGGTGATGGAAATCTTGTCTATGAAGAAGATGGCAATGGTCATGGTATTTATTATAAATATGATGAATTATCTCGATTGATTGAGAAAAAAGATGCCTATGGAACTGTTAAGACAGAATATGATGTCAATGGAAATATCATTCAAACAACAGATGAATTAGGATTTACAAAGTCATATACATATGATGCTTTAAAAAATAAGACAAGCTATACCAATGAAGAAGGATATAGTGAATACTATAAGTATGATGATAAAAATCAGCTTATTGAAACACAGGATATAAAAGGAATAAGTACCTATCATACATATAATTCACTTGGACAGATTATAAAAGAACAGAGATTAGATAAAATCAATACATATCAGTATAATGATCAGGGTCAATTAACTGAAAAGAATGAAAATGGAATCATCACAACATTTCAATATGATCAATATGGAAATATCAGTTTCAAAGAAACAAATGGAATGAAAGAAGAATATGAATATTTCTATGACCAGTTATTATCTCAGACAATCAAAGGTGCAAAAACAACTTATGATTATGATATTTATGGACGAAAAATCAAAGAGACAAATGCATTAGGTGATTCAACAACATATCTCTACTCACCAAGTGGGAATCTAATTCAAACAACTCAGCCTAATGGGAACATATATACGATGACTTATGATGGTGATCATCATTTGTTATCGACAACAGACAGTTTAGGAAATAAGACATCCGCAGAATATGATGCGAATGGAAATGTCATACGATCATATGACGAAAATGGAAATGTAACAACATATACATATACAGCCAGAAATCAAAAGGCAAGTATGAAAGATCCTTTAGGAAATGTTTATACTTATACATACAATGCAAAAGGCCAGCTTATAAAAACAGCCGATCCTCTTTGTAATGAGAGTATAACGTCATATACACCTTTAGGAAATGTATCTCAAACAACAGATTCTATAGGAAGAAGTGTTGAAACATTTTATGATGAAGCTGGTCAAGTTATAGAAATAAAAGATGTCAGGGGGAGAAGTGCAACACAGGTCTATGATGATTATCATCGCTTAATCTCTTCAACTAATATTTATGGAAAGGAAACACGTTATACATATGATAAGTTTGATCGTGTTATAAAGACAGAAGATGATTATGGTCATATCAAGGAAATGACTTATAATGATTTAGGACTGCCGATCACTGAAACAAATGAAAAAGATCAGAAAATAATCTATGAATATAATCAGTATGGCTATCTTATCAAAACAACTGATATAAGAGGGAATGAAACAACAAGTCAATTCAATGTTCTAGGTCAGGTTATTTCTCAAACAGATGAAAGAGGTATAAAAACAATCTTAACATATGATCAGGTTGGAAATGTTCTGACAAAGACAACTGATAAAATAACCACAATATATCAGTATAATCAAATAGGTTTATTAGAAAGTGAAACAGATCATCTAGGAAGAACAAAATCATACCAATATGATGCCAAAGGAAATGTCATTGAAACAAAAAATGCATTAGGATATAAAACCAAGAATATCTATGATGCCAATAACAACCTTATTGCAACTATTAATGAAAAGAATCAGAAAACATCATTTGAATATGATGCTCTCAATAGACCATTCAAACAAATCAATCCAGATTTAACCTTTACACTCAATGCTTATGATCAAGTCGGGAGAGTTATAGAATCTACAAACGAATTAGGTTATCAGCAAAAAGTAGAATATAATGATTTAGATCAGGAAGTTGCGGTTATAGATGCAAAAGGGAATCAGACAACATATGAGTATAATGATCAGGATCTATTATCTCGCACAGTTTATCCAAATGGTTCCTCAACAGCAAACATCTATGATGAAAAGGGTCAACTTATAGAAAGTTTAGATGTTCAGGCGAATCGTTATCAATATGAATACGATAAATATGGCAGAAAAACAAAAGAAACATCCCCTAATGGATATTTCAAGGAATATATTTATAATGCATACGATGATGTTGTTCAATGGAATGATAATGATGGGGTACTACTGACATATGAATATAATCAGTATGGTCAACAGATTTCAGCAACCAATAGAGCACAGCAGACTTCAAAAACAATTTATGATGCATTGGGACGTGTACAGGAGGAAGTTGATATCAGAGGTAACAGTTCCTACATAGAATATGATGTTATGAATCGCATGACTCGGCAGACAGATGTGAGAGGGAATATCACTACCTATACATATGATGAATTAGATCGTGTGACTGAAACAAGGGTCAATGAAAAAGTGACACAGCAGGTTTATGATTGCTTAGGGAATGTGATTAAAGATATTGATGCATTAGGTTATGAAACAAGTTATGAGTTTGATGAGAGAAATCAGCTCATTAAGGAGATCAATGCATTAGGACAAGAAACAAGATATACTTATGACGCTACTGGTCATGTATTAACAGTAACCAATGCTAAAAATCAGGTCAAGGAATATGGCTATGATGAATTAGGTCAGAAAACAAAGGAAATTAATGAAGCTGGTGAGGAAAGACTTTATCATTATAATCATATGGGTCAGGTTGAAAGTATTCAAACCGAAGATCAAAAGATTATTCAGTATCAGTTTGATATATCGGGGAATATGATCAAGATAGCTGTCAACAAGCAGGATAAATATCAGTTTAAGTATGACAATATGAATCAGCTAACTGAGCAAAAGGATGCTAAGCAAAATACAGAATTCTATACTTATGATATCAGAGGAAATATAAAATCCTATACAGATAAAAATGGAACCGCCATTCATTATGAGTATACGCCAACCAATCAGTTAAAAAGACTTTATTGTGATACAATAGAGAATGAGTATCAATATGATAAATATGGTCAATTAATACGAGCCTACAGAAACACTCAAAAAGAAGCATCAACTTTTAAGTATAATCAGTATGGAGATATCATAGAAGTCACAGATCCAAATGACCAAAGTGTTCAGTATACTTATGATGGATATGGCAGACAGTTTAAAGTTTATTATCCAAGTGGACAAAAGGTTTCCTACAAATATGATGACTTAGATCATGTTATTGAAGTTAAGGATGGAAAACAGACAACACATTATACATATGATGCTTTAGGAAGAGAGATTCTAGAAGAATCATTACTACAGAAGAAAGAAACGACTTATAATGAGATTGGTCAGATTATAGAAAGTAAAACAAATCTCAAGGATAAGCAAATCTCTTATCAGTATGAGTACGATTCGTTAGGAAATACTCGAAAAGAGATATCAAATATCAATGGTCAGAAACAAACTAAAGAAATGGCATATGATAAAGCAGGTCAGCTCATAACAAGTCGGATAGCAGCTGGCGATGATATCAGGGTATCCAGTTATACCTATGATGAATCAGGGAACCGAATTCTTTATGAGGAAACAGTGAATGGTGAAAAGACCATCAAGCACAGTAGTTATAACGCTAATGATGAACTTATGGAAGATGGTAAAGCCATCTACAGACATGATAAACAGGGAAATGTTATAGAAAAGATTTATGAAGATGGTCATAAGGAAAAAATGTTCTATAATGATTTCAATGAACTTGTCCTTATGAAGAGTACAAACGGCAAGAAGATTCGTTATGGATATGATGCATTAGGAAACAGAATTTCCAAAGAAGAAAAGGCCCCAATAGATTCAAAGGACTTCATCAATTATCTTAAGACAGATGTCAAAATACCTGATCTTGACAAAATGATTACATCATATGAAGAACTAGATGAAGTTCTTGATAGAAAGAAAGCTGAATATCAGGATGCATTTAGTCACGAACTGCCAAACCAGACATCAACATGGCTGACAAGTGAAGGAATAGATGTAAAAACATTCTATGTCAATGATATCACATATGAGCATACACAGGTTCTGGAACTTCAGCAGAACAAACAGGTCGAAACATACACGTATGGAAACAATAGAATTTCAATGACCATTGATGATCTTTCAATGAATTATATCTATGATGGAAAAGGAAATGTTATAAGTGATGATGGACTGGATAAGCATATCTTTACATATGATGACTTTGGAAAAAGTCTAGAGAATATCAATGATAGCTATGCCTATAGAGGAGAGAATACAGAGTACAACTACCAGTATCTTAGAGCAAGATACTATGAGACAGCAAATGGACGCTTCCTGTCAAGAGATGACTATCTGGGAGAGAGAAATGCAAGTGAATACAATCAGTATATCTATGCATTGAACAATCCATCCATGTATAAGGATCCCAGTGGACACTTCAGTATATCAGCAATTGCAGATATCATGATATCAAGTACAAAGAAGCTGGCACAGGATCATATAGATAAGGGAGCAGAGCTACTGAGCAAGGGTCTAGACTGGATGGGCAAGATAACAGGCATGAAAGGTGCAACCAATGTCGTTAAAAAGGAAGTCAATAAGGCAGCCAAGAAAACCAAGAAGATAGTTGATGAGGTCACTCGCAATGTAAAGAAGGCTGCAGCAGCAGTAGACAAGAAGAAACAGCAGCAACAGCAGAAAAACAGCTTTATTGAGTATGCAAAACAGCATGGAATAGATGAAGCCTACAGGAAGTTTAAGAATATGGATGGTTCACTGCTGGAGGAGGCAGTAAAAGCCTATTGTGATACATTAGGCCTAGAATATACATCAGTGAAGGATGCATTAAAGAGCATATCAAAAGTAGAGAAGGGATTATCACTTTTATCAAAATATACAACAATCTGTGAAACCATAAAACATGCTGGAAATGTGAATGAATCTGCTGTACAATCAAGTGTAGGATATAGCAGCGAGTCAAGCATGCATAAAGTCTATCTAGGAAAGGCTATTGAAGTGCTTTCGGATACAAGAGCACAGGCCTGTAACTTTCCAGGGAGTAATATAAATGTCTCAGCAAAGATTAATACAATATACAATTATCCATATGGGACAAAAGAGCTGACAAACGAATATGCATCAAGCATGAATAGTCACTGTAATGATATGATAAGACATATCTGGACAAGTCCAGAAGAGTATAAGGCAGTAAGAGTATGGGTAGGAACAGGGACATATAGTGGAGGCAGATGGGAAGATGCAGTCTATCATGTCGGAAGCAAGCAGTATCATGCATATGGAAACTGGCTATACACAACATTTGTGCCATGGGGAGCAGAGATACAGGAGCATGCAGAGTTACTTGAATTTCTAGCCACAATAGCAGGAGCAGCAAATCAGTCATACAATCCATATACAGGAGCAGGCACGGTAACAGGGAAAGATAGTATAAAAGGACCTAGTAGTACAAATGGTGGTGAAAGTACAAATCATGCAAATAGCAGCATAGGTAATTCATCAGTAGGAGATATAGGGAATACAACAAGTTCAGGGGGACATGGAAGTACAGGAAACAGTACATCAAAAGGATATGCTTCATCAGGAAATACAAGTCCAGGCTATGCACCTCCCTCTTCATCTAATGGTGGCTATCAGGGAGTTAGTGGAGCTAATTCAATATTTAATAAAGGAAAAGATGTCTTAAAAAGGTTTAATCTTGATGATGCTTATGTAAAGCCAAAACATCTATCAACTAGTGGTGGTAATGGAACTAAATTTCTAGGAGGTTCCAAGGCAGAGGCAGAAGTAATATTAAGAGAAGGGTTAAAGAATGGAACAATTAAAACCATAGCAGACAATGGCATAACAAAGCTTGGGTCTCAAAGTTATGAAATTATTATTGATGTAGGGAAAGTTATTGGAACTAAGGGTGAAACGCTAATTAAGATTGTTTTATCAGAAGATGGAGGTATGCTAAGTGCATTTCCTGTTAAATAG
- a CDS encoding DUF1871 family protein → MNNIKKERIKKIIDEWDPIDLLPFAPPDEYDYEINKIYSVIEDKVNIEHQYLSEIIYNVFKKTFGEDVFLNTIEDCMIVADSILQSIN, encoded by the coding sequence ATGAATAATATAAAAAAAGAACGCATAAAGAAAATCATAGATGAATGGGACCCTATTGATTTATTACCATTTGCTCCGCCTGATGAATACGATTATGAAATAAATAAAATATATAGTGTTATTGAAGACAAAGTAAATATTGAACATCAATATTTATCAGAAATCATTTACAATGTCTTCAAAAAGACGTTTGGTGAAGATGTATTTTTAAATACTATAGAAGATTGTATGATTGTAGCTGATAGTATTTTGCAGTCGATAAATTGA